actcagaatctaaaataatgatgtacaatataaattatgatatgatatactTATAGCTATGAATTAACAAGTAAGAAATTACAATCATTTTTGAATGAGTTGAAGTTTGGTGATATaaacatattgatatttaatttatttataattttcataattctatGATGGGAAGTATTGATGTCCGAATACCAGAAATTATAGAAACTACTACAACTTTGGTGTCCAACGCTTTGCGGCACGATCGAGTCCTGCGCCGGCGCAACTGTTGTTTCAATCCGCGGTAATAGTGTTGAATCTGCAGGCGTTTCTCTAATTTCCAAAGACAACCAGAAAGTAGCAATAACATTTATGTCTATCGAATATCGATGGTAATCTGGACCAAAAACGAACAGTGTGGTGTTGGTCCTGTCTGTATATGTTTGTTACAATCATGTTTATGGTagttttgttgacatttttatattacaatttcaNNNNNNNNNNNNNNNNNNNNNNNNNNNNNNNNNNNNNNNNNNNNNNNNNNcccaattacatacataataataataacgacaatcaatcgttaacaataatatacagaaaGAGAAGAAATGAAagagaaaaaaggtgggtaagtggatttcgctctgctgtactaaatttgaaattcaatgatataatatcattgtataagaaaaacgattctgagcgagagacggtatgttagtctaggtataagacataatattatattaggtaggtacctataataaattccaaattaatcatatcataatatttattaggtacttataacgcgttatacatcaacaaaaaaccgtggtactatcatagatatataatagtatactttagaagtttcaagtgcccacgaataatattatacaatcacaacaaaataactaaaatagttatcctaggtttttaatatgtaatttcgtccaaatttgtacttaaaatgactataaaaataaactgcgtaaatgtattttttagattttttggtaacagaataaattacttacgtggaatcttgttttaaattttcaattcttagatacaaaaattgaacattttataaatttttaactacaaaataatttttcaaattaaaatttgataaattttgtcaaaatttgatctttaaatgcttataaaaaaaaattgtgcctgtgtatttttaaaatttttcaactgatattgtaacaatatatcaggagctttgtattaaatgtatacactttttggcccaacagataaaactttattgatatttatagaaaaaaaaaactaaaaaaattgaaaacttacaatgtccgtaaacagctcaaaaagagtcaaattattttaacaattttatcgtatatNNNNNNNNNNNNNNNNNNNNNNNNNNNNNNNNNNNNNNNNNNNNNNNNNNTTGATCACTTAGCAGTTAGCACTAAACGAATTACatgtaacaaattaaaaaagaacaCAGAATAATAACGTAGAAACAGTAAACATATCAATATCTTCAATTTTATCGATCgacaaacattaaattatgttgtttttatgaTCGTAAGATATCGTTTGAACAAATAAGTGATGGTTTTTCCGCACTTACACATTATTTGAAATCAACTGCCCCTACTTTCCCCCCCCCTTGCAGACGCCcttgcctataatataattataaattaaaatttaatagagaattttgtattttcggacTTTTTGTCTGACAATCAAAAAGTTAATCTTTTCATCCGACTTTTTTCAAAATGCACTTTTTGTCCATCATGGACTTTTTATCCCTGGACTTGTTGACCGATTACCGTACCTACTGCAGATCACCAGAAAAATGAAACTCGTACTAGGTGGCATAGGTgcataagttcaaattttgaacttcaaaaagcttgaaaattaaaaataatgtgagcAAATAGCATTGTCTATTTTATGTAGGGTTTTAGATCCTGAGTGGAGCGATACAtcgattgattttacaataaattatgtgttaAGTGTATATTTGTACACGATAactagtcgaaataatgctttaattttctatttcaaCATCCGTATGCTTggaggaaagtgaatctagttgtaaCTTAAAGGGGAAAGCCCCTTATTTGTGTCTTTGGTATTAGATACcaccacaatttattttaatgtacctactattaccCTCCCCCACCCCATTGAAAAttcctgggtacgccactgagtgaatataggtagttatttgataataaataataatataaagtattgaagtaaatattactaaatattaagaaattgtAATGATATGCCCACATgccattataataaactaaaatcttacagaataataaataacggccagactgttgTTTATAGAAATCGGTCACatcaaataaaaccattatcaaCGACAATTAAGATATTGGCATGCAGTTATGATGTTATAACGTGGGAAGTGTGTGACTTTATTTTATGATGCCGCTAGAGAAaaggaaagaaaaaataaagggTATCTGCCGCCAAAGAATAATCTAGTTCCCAGGCTCACGATAACTTGTTGATAAAGtcgcctaccactctctggtcAGCGTTTTCACGTCGTCTCTTAAgccagtgcatgagcaccagtcACCGAATAACAACGTCCAAAAGTCTTAAAACCGATTTCAACGAGCGACACTCTAGGCCCCTTATGTGAGCAATAATCAGTGCGTTTATTATTTCGATTCAtaccctttttttaaaaaatattattctgtgtatataaaaaaaaacctctacAAGATAATTTACAGGCGACTACGGATCAGGTAaggcaattaatataatattttatattaattgcatttattatattacctgtacAGTGTAGTACTATTGTTCTATATACAATTGTGTTGTATGGTGTATctgatctaattctcgaatacacgatctcgagagccctccgaacaccaGGAGGAAGGTAACAGCTTAgttttacgattttaaatatatttatcgacaggagtcgttCTTATGTTTATATCGTACTTTTgagttattacaaaattattcacaaaaattaagataagccattttataatatacgataatcgAATAATTATACCTTCTATTGTGCATTTATGCTACTTAAAAAGAGGGATGTTATAAATTACGTACAGatcatgaataaattatttgatttttttcatacaaattcaattttcgtaagtcatatgtttttatttttcatacacatctaggtatatacaaaaatataatatacattatacctatataataataatttaaatacattagtaCCGATTTTACACAATACAGGTATgcaataaagttataataaaaggtcagttattaaacaaaaatcaaaattgttttttaaatgtataaaagatAACAAACAGCAGTTACACTCGcatccaaattaaaaataatttaatacatacgcAATTTTTTGAGTCAAAGTGTGAACCAAAACACTTTTAGATGGTAAAGattttaatatatgaattaGGTAACAATATTGAGCCGTTTAGTGGCATAAGTTGGGCTATAtagtataagtttttaaaaactcattatagtaattaggtacctacaccattAGGAATTCACatccattttaataaatacggGACTATGGTTCCTTATCGCAGTgtcaatttttattgtttataaaatatgtattataatttctaaattatttttttcaaactaggTTCGGATACTGATAACTGAGTATGTATAGAAGAATTATTTTCACGAGTATATATTCGACCCTAAAAGgtgtataaattcataatagataaaaattaacTCATATGGTATATATGACTAGACCTACCTATAAacgtataagttataaaataagtgCGTGTAAAGCTATAAGACGTATATAATGtaactaaaactaaaaagttagtaactatgttaaaattttattaataaaaataaaactcaagTATAAACAATTAACTATATACAGGTACGAAATTTacctttactataatattatattgtaactgcTATGAGTACTACGAAAAATAgtttgataatagtaataaagaaTATTACTCAACACTTACGACTAATCCATTGGaaaaacaatttagttaattaaaaaaaagagacTTTCAGTAAactttctttaaattttataaacataaaaattaaaacacatagGTACAACAAGAAGTGCTTTGAAGTAGGGTCATTGGACCCCCCCTTCTTTCATGTCGTACCATCCTGTAAACTGACCCCcctattacttattgtattgtatattacagATTGTGCACattattgttttctaataataaaaaaaaaaaaaaaacaagaagtttaaaataattgtggtatctattttatatttatgtatgttttatataggtacatattttacacaatgtgcagattgttattcaataataacaatctGCACAATACTCCTTATAGCCACAATTAGATTACTGATTAGCATAAAAagctatatttttaacaaaattaagaCAATTATTAGTTgtcacaaataaaatttaacaagtTTTAATGTTGACTAGGTATCTTCTATTGGCTACTACACGTAACCCATTTGATCGCTTACCGGGTGAATTTGATTGTTGCATATCAAACccgtacaattataaataataccagAAAAACTATATTTTGGCACTCGCATAAAGTTGTAAGTTATTAAGATATACTGTcgatacttataaaattaatagtatataatatagacatatagtaatatatatatattaatattatatatatatagcaatatacatatataatataatatgttatatgcatatttataCGTAAGtatcacataggtatatataataatattgagcaattataataggtatattatgtcttGTCGTCTTAAATTTGGCAACAACTGAATTTAATTTgtggttttaaacttttattacgattttcattttttgtcttttaaaaCGGTTTTGATTGgcggtttttatttatttcagtagtggtgtaaaacaatattttattatcggtataaataaatttagatgcttataaatactaaatagcatTAATaggttatatgttatatttgactatttgataatatatttccaaatatATATCTGtagagattttattttattttttcctatttttatttttaacatcgtTTCAGTTTTTCAGGTTtgaataccaatattttttttcaatttaaatttcagttttaaatattatatagtataaagtatGTAGCTTTTTTTCTGTTTTGGTTTAACCGTTTTTCAAGTcctgaattatataaattattatagggcAGTCAGTTGGATTCACAGACCGTACCTTTGACGACATCGTCCGTGTACGCAACCATTATTCGGTAGTTGATCTGGTTTGGGTCGGTTTTGCCGTACAGATACTTATGTAGCCCGTTGCTGAGCATCCACACCCTTTGCGCGGACTCCTTGTCTACCTTAAGATCGTTGGGGAAGCTGAGCGGTGTCGGGCCGCTGGACAACAGCCCCTGTGTGACCGACTCGAACGGGCGGCCGGTGTCCCAGCATCCCACTTTGCCCGCTGTCACTAAGTTGTAGTACATGACGCCCTTCGCGTCCACGGCCATGCCAGACGACTGACACGATTGGTGGCGTGCGCACCGGGAATCGTTGAGCGCAAAGAAATGCTCGATGATGTCACCCTCGCGGAGCGTACCGTTGCGCAGCGATGCGGTGGGCACGTAGAACTCGTTGTTGCTGGACAGCGAATGGAAGTAGAGCACCCGCTGCCCGGCACCGCCGTCCGGTGACAGGCACATGCCGAAAATACCGTCCATCCAGTTGAACGTTATGCCGTCCATACTGTAATGGCAGTACAGCGGATCTGGGTAGAAATATGGATGGTTGATCCGGCGAGAGACGTCCTGcatagtagtaataatagtattattttaacgattttaacggtttttttttaaattttatatttgtaatatttacaatctatataccTAACGTTAAGTACAATaagaaaatttgataatttaatggTAGTGACAATAGAATTTAACATAAGATGGCAAGCACTCGGCAGCGCCCCCCGgccaggtacctacatattaagtatcaaggttttttttttttagtaggtcTCTAGGCCACTGTCTTTTGAGTCTTCTACATATTTTAacggttatattattttttttgaagtgtAGGTACACGACCGATATGGTATTTTGTGcaagctatataatatgataggtacctacatacgactgtttaaaaaataattaatttttaaataagcacAAATACACCTCTTTATAGCTGTAAACAACCAATCCGTATTGAAATACATCAGACATGTAAGCATACGCATCTTCACAATTATCGTTGAGAATCTCTACTACAATGTTTGTAAACAGCGAATCCTTTAACGTTTGATTTTTCGGGATAATAAAACGCTTGATATGTGTATCAGTTTTCAAATCAAACACATCTAGCTTGACTGGACATATTTGATCGACCTTATTTGCCAAGTTTATGGCGCCTGTATCCAACACCCACAATCGGTCACACTTGTCCACTTCCATCCGGAACACGGACACCAAACCATGACAGCGGTTCATATTATTAGCGTACCTAGAAATTTACGAGATACCATTACGGTTTTACGTTGTTCGTTATAATTTTGAACCACCCGACCGAATCGTGGTCATCAATTATAACCACCGTTAATAGaagataaaaaacaaattaccagTTCCACGAGGGATATGGCTTCAGGATTGGGGACTTGGCGTGACTGTTCAAATTCACGTACGCCAACGTTACTGGTATTCCCGGTCTCCACTGTGGCAGGCTTAAAAACATCTTGTTCTTCCACACTTCCAGCCCTAATAGTAGATTGTTAACCGGTATAAATGCACCGGTATTAATAGCCATCTGTTTGGAATCTTGATTGGGATATTCCAGATCAATTTGGCCCCATGTAAAACGATCTTTAAATCCCGTGTTTTCGTTCCGACCTTTTCTGTTTGGTTTTTTCACAACTTTACGTTTAGGATAGTCCGTAGGAGTTTTATTTCCCATCATCCACATAGATAATAGCCATGGCACCAGAActtctgaaatattataattttttttaaattaaaatataataataattaatatatatatttatattaataatatacattcgtGGTTCACCGATTTGAcggagaaaataaaatataagtaactaGTTAGCTAGATTCTATATTCTATGTTAGacgattaaaatcaaaatcacaaTATACGTTTAACTTtagatagtaaatattataacaaacataaaaaaaaaataaaaaataattggcaatttatttcatgaaaatattgacatgattatgtttttttaatattttcttgaaGTTTATTGTTTAACCGAATCTATTGTATTTCCCATTAGCTCTGAGTGTTATAATATGGTAGTTAATAACTGTAAGAGTTATTTCACGGtagatttgttaaaaattaccaatagtTGCTTATTATCTGACCGTTTTGGTATCAAGAGAAACACTTTTCccttttactttatttaaaacaaaatcagtATTATCTACGTTCAGGGCCACAGCGCACGGAAGCGATTAATTTGATGGATTTTGAATCTTTACCTGTTGATGACACTGGGAAGTTTACTTGACTCACTGTTGAAACTTCAACATGATGCTGTGGTTTCATCCAGTTATAGTCTGCAGGCCAAACGTATGAGTGAGGTTGGTCGTGAcccatctaaaaaaatacagtaaacgatatataatttaattgattgcCTAATATTTgtgctattttatttatatttgcttaacaaaataaaccatgtaaacaaaatacaataaacatttatattttacaaaattataggtatcaaAGTCAATAATTACCACATATAGGTATAGAACAACAAACtctacaaaattttaataatatttattacatttatataatattatttaaaaataaaaatgttttttctttttaattactaaaataaattaactatgttTGTAGGTTACGTTTATTGTatttagtagtataatataggtagtcaaGTTACTGTCAATAATTATTGCCGTAATATCAAATTCTATTGCGGTAATACTTACTGGAGCGAATCGGTGTGTTATTTTAAACGTTGGTTAAATGTGTACAAATAGTACTTTACTGATCTACAGGTACACCGTacacgtatacatattatata
This portion of the Acyrthosiphon pisum isolate AL4f chromosome A1, pea_aphid_22Mar2018_4r6ur, whole genome shotgun sequence genome encodes:
- the LOC100161748 gene encoding protein yellow-like; its protein translation is MGHDQPHSYVWPADYNWMKPQHHVEVSTVSQVNFPVSSTEVLVPWLLSMWMMGNKTPTDYPKRKVVKKPNRKGRNENTGFKDRFTWGQIDLEYPNQDSKQMAINTGAFIPVNNLLLGLEVWKNKMFLSLPQWRPGIPVTLAYVNLNSHAKSPILKPYPSWNWYANNMNRCHGLVSVFRMEVDKCDRLWVLDTGAINLANKVDQICPVKLDVFDLKTDTHIKRFIIPKNQTLKDSLFTNIVVEILNDNCEDAYAYMSDVFQYGLVVYSYKEDVSRRINHPYFYPDPLYCHYSMDGITFNWMDGIFGMCLSPDGGAGQRVLYFHSLSSNNEFYVPTASLRNGTLREGDIIEHFFALNDSRCARHQSCQSSGMAVDAKGVMYYNLVTAGKVGCWDTGRPFESVTQGLLSSGPTPLSFPNDLKVDKESAQRVWMLSNGLHKYLYGKTDPNQINYRIMVAYTDDVVKGTVCESN